A genome region from Corvus hawaiiensis isolate bCorHaw1 chromosome 4, bCorHaw1.pri.cur, whole genome shotgun sequence includes the following:
- the LRRC10 gene encoding leucine-rich repeat-containing protein 10, producing MGNSLKAIAAFVPSNKCQKYLLEDLEEMPVDKMVDLSGRQMRQLPVHICSFRELVKLYLSDNNLNHLPPELEQLQNLQILALDFNNFKALPLVVCTLKQLCILYLGNNKLCSLPLELRLLQNLKTLWIESNCLQYLPEVVCELRLLKTLHAGSNALRTLPPQLQCLQELRTIWLSGNLLSEFPPVLLDMPFLEVIDVDRNSIRFFPSLAHLPGLKLVIYDHNPCRNAPKVAKGVRRVGRWSEETPEPRKRSGAVIEITLDEKPLLPPAAKTEPEAEPC from the coding sequence ATGGGCAACAGTCTGAAAGCCATAGCTGCTTTTGTGCCCTCTAACAAGTGCCAGAAGTACCTCCTAGAAGACCTAGAAGAGATGCCAGTGGATAAAATGGTGGATCTGAGTGGCAGGCAGATgaggcagctgcctgtgcaTATTTGCTCTTTTAGGGAACTGGTTAAGCTGTACCTGAGTGACAACAACCTTAACCATCTGCCCccggagctggagcagctgcaaaaCCTGCAGATCTTGGCACTGGACTTCAACAACTTCAAAGCACTGCCCCTAGTTGTGTGCACgctgaagcagctgtgcatCCTCTACCTGGGCAACAACAAGCTCTGCAGCCTGCCCCTCGAGCTCCGACTCCTGCAGAACCTCAAGACCCTCTGGATCGAGTCCAACTGCCTGCAGTACCTGCCCGAAGTGGTGTGTGAGCTCAGACTGCTCAAGACCCTGCATGCCGGCTCCAACGCCCTGCGCAcgctccctccccagctgcagtgcCTGCAGGAGCTGCGCACCATCTGGCTGTCAGGAAACCTGCTGTCCGAGTTCCCTCCCGTGCTCCTGGACATGCCCTTCCTGGAGGTGATCGACGTGGATCGCAATTCCATCCGGTTCTTCCCCAGCCTAGCTCACCTCCCTGGCCTGAAGCTGGTGATCTACGACCACAACCCCTGCAGGAACGCACCCAAAGTGGCCAAAGGGGTGCGCAGGGTGGGGAGATGGTCAGAGGAGACCCCTGAGCCCCGCAAGCGATCCGGGGCGGTGATAGAAATCACGCTCGACGAGAAACCATTGCTACCTCCTGCCGCCAAGACCGAGCCAGAAGCTGAGCCCTGCTGA